One Cryobacterium roopkundense genomic region harbors:
- a CDS encoding enoyl-CoA hydratase/isomerase family protein, with protein sequence MTAVEPTEPEVLVRREGTLGHLILNRPRAMNALTHRMMMTIGRQLTDWETDDAVHAVLLTGAGERGLCAGGDIVAIYRDTVAGGTGTSTFWADEYPVNLQIARYPKPFIAMMDGVVLGGGMGVSAHASIRIVTERTKVGMPETAIGFVPDVGGTYLFGRSPGELGTHLALTAGTATGADAIRLGLADRYLASEKVPALVRALGEMTAGSDLQSTLDSFTEAPPAAPLLASQSWIDACYSADTAEQIVANLQQSPEADARATADVILAKSPTAVKVTLESLRRARKLPNLEAVLEQEFRVSIHSLKRPDFREGIRAMVIDKDRTPQWSPPELADVSDAEVASHFDDLGADELRLTALAHPHSN encoded by the coding sequence GTGACCGCCGTGGAGCCCACTGAACCCGAGGTTCTCGTGCGTCGGGAAGGCACGCTTGGCCACCTCATTCTCAACCGACCACGGGCCATGAACGCCCTCACCCACAGGATGATGATGACGATCGGCCGCCAGCTCACCGACTGGGAGACGGATGACGCAGTGCACGCCGTGCTCCTCACCGGCGCCGGCGAACGCGGCCTGTGCGCCGGCGGCGACATCGTGGCCATCTACCGAGACACCGTGGCGGGCGGCACGGGAACCAGCACGTTCTGGGCCGACGAATACCCCGTCAACCTGCAGATCGCCCGCTACCCCAAGCCCTTCATCGCGATGATGGACGGCGTCGTGCTCGGCGGCGGCATGGGAGTGTCCGCGCACGCTTCGATCCGCATCGTGACCGAGCGCACCAAGGTGGGCATGCCGGAGACGGCGATCGGCTTCGTGCCCGATGTCGGCGGAACCTACCTGTTCGGCCGTTCTCCCGGCGAGCTCGGCACGCACCTCGCCCTCACGGCCGGCACGGCGACCGGCGCCGACGCCATCAGGTTGGGGCTCGCGGATCGGTACCTGGCGAGCGAGAAGGTGCCAGCCCTCGTGCGCGCCCTGGGCGAGATGACCGCAGGCAGCGACCTGCAGTCGACGCTTGATTCCTTCACCGAGGCACCGCCGGCGGCGCCCCTGCTCGCCTCGCAGTCCTGGATCGACGCCTGCTACTCGGCCGACACCGCGGAGCAGATCGTCGCGAACCTGCAGCAGTCCCCCGAAGCGGATGCCCGCGCCACGGCAGACGTGATCCTCGCCAAATCCCCCACCGCGGTGAAGGTCACCCTCGAATCCCTGCGCCGGGCACGGAAGCTGCCGAACCTGGAAGCCGTGCTCGAACAGGAATTCAGGGTGTCCATCCACAGCCTCAAGCGACCGGACTTTCGCGAGGGCATCCGCGCCATGGTCATCGACAAGGACCGTACCCCGCAGTGGTCGCCCCCGGAGCTCGCCGATGTGAGCGATGCCGAAGTCGCGTCGCACTTCGACGATCTCGGCGCCGACGAGCTCCGCCTCACGG
- a CDS encoding acyl-CoA dehydrogenase family protein yields the protein MFQLTDEQQDIVEMVRDFATTSLAPHAVEWDAAKHFPVDVLEEAGGLGMGGIYVREDVGGSGLTRSDAARIFEELAKGDPTIAAYISIHNMVAWMIDTFGTDVQREKWVPGLTAMTALGSYCLTEPDAGSDAGALRTRAVRDGDEYVLNGVKQFISGAGTSSVYIVMARTSDTGNHGISAIVVPAGTPGLSFGPNEKKMGWNAMPTAQVILEDVRVPVGNLLGVEGDGFGIAMKGLNGGRVNMGACSLGGAQWALDQTVAYLKERKAFGKPLIDQQALLFELADMDTELETARTMIWRAADALDRGAPDRVKLCAMAKRVATDTGFSVANRAIQLHGGYGYLSEYGIEKVVRDLRVHQILEGSNEIMRLIIGRTLADAS from the coding sequence ATGTTTCAGCTGACCGACGAACAACAGGACATCGTGGAGATGGTGCGCGACTTCGCCACCACCTCCCTCGCCCCGCACGCCGTGGAATGGGACGCCGCCAAGCACTTCCCGGTGGACGTGCTCGAAGAGGCCGGAGGCCTCGGCATGGGTGGCATCTACGTGCGCGAAGACGTGGGCGGCTCTGGCCTCACCAGGAGCGACGCAGCGCGCATCTTCGAGGAGCTCGCCAAGGGCGACCCCACGATCGCCGCGTACATCTCCATCCACAACATGGTGGCTTGGATGATCGACACCTTCGGCACCGACGTGCAGCGGGAGAAGTGGGTACCGGGGCTCACCGCCATGACGGCGCTCGGCAGCTACTGCCTCACCGAACCCGATGCAGGCTCCGACGCGGGCGCCCTGCGCACCAGGGCCGTGCGCGACGGCGACGAGTACGTGCTCAACGGAGTGAAGCAGTTCATCTCCGGGGCCGGAACGTCGAGCGTCTACATCGTGATGGCCCGCACGAGCGACACCGGCAACCACGGCATTTCGGCAATCGTCGTACCAGCCGGCACCCCCGGGCTCTCCTTCGGGCCCAACGAGAAGAAGATGGGCTGGAACGCCATGCCCACGGCCCAGGTGATCCTCGAAGACGTGCGCGTTCCCGTTGGTAACCTGCTCGGCGTGGAGGGCGACGGCTTCGGCATCGCCATGAAGGGCCTGAACGGCGGCCGCGTCAACATGGGCGCCTGCTCCCTCGGCGGCGCCCAGTGGGCCCTCGACCAGACGGTTGCCTACCTCAAGGAGCGCAAAGCCTTCGGCAAACCCCTGATCGATCAGCAGGCGCTGCTGTTCGAACTCGCCGACATGGACACCGAGCTCGAAACTGCCCGCACCATGATCTGGCGGGCGGCGGACGCCCTCGATCGCGGCGCGCCCGACCGGGTGAAGCTCTGCGCCATGGCCAAGCGCGTCGCCACCGACACCGGTTTTTCGGTGGCCAACCGGGCCATCCAGCTGCACGGCGGCTACGGCTACCTGAGCGAGTACGGCATCGAGAAGGTCGTGCGCGACCTTCGGGTGCACCAGATTCTGGAAGGCAGTAACGAAATTATGCGCCTCATCATCGGCCGCACCCTGGCGGACGCCTCGTGA
- a CDS encoding CoA-acylating methylmalonate-semialdehyde dehydrogenase yields the protein MTRELTHFIGGKHVAGTSGRFSDVFDPNTGLVQSRVPLASREETEAAIANAEEAQLAWGAWNPSRRARVLMRFLDLVNAEMDSLARLLSSEHGKTVADAKGDIQRGLEVIEFAAGGPHLLKGEYSTGAGTDIDVYSMRQPLGVVAGITPFNFPAMIPLWKAGPALASGNSFILKPSERDPSVPLRIAELFLEAGLPAGVFNVVNGGKDTVDALLEDPRVKAIGFVGSTPIAQYIYTQAAANGKRAQCFGGAKNHMIVMPDADLDMVADTLIGAGYGAAGERCMAISVAVPVGKATADALVAKLIERVKTVKVGHCLDESADYGPLINQPAVDRVSDYITVGIDEGADLVVDGRDFTLDGYENGFFMGPSLFDNVTADMRIYLEEIFGPVLIIVRADNYEEALRLPSEHEYGNGVSIYTNDGGTARDFAARVNTGMVGVNVPIPVPIAYHSFGGWKRSGFGDLNQHGPDSFRFYTKTKTVTSRWPNGVKDEASFVIPTMG from the coding sequence ATGACTCGCGAATTGACCCACTTCATCGGAGGCAAGCACGTCGCCGGTACCTCCGGACGCTTCTCCGACGTCTTCGATCCCAACACCGGCCTCGTGCAGTCCCGCGTGCCTCTCGCGAGCCGCGAAGAAACAGAAGCCGCGATCGCCAACGCCGAAGAGGCCCAGCTCGCGTGGGGAGCCTGGAACCCGTCGCGCCGCGCGCGAGTGCTCATGCGCTTCCTCGACCTCGTGAACGCCGAAATGGACTCCCTCGCCCGATTGCTCTCCTCCGAGCACGGCAAGACCGTCGCGGACGCCAAGGGCGACATCCAGCGCGGCCTCGAGGTCATCGAGTTCGCCGCCGGCGGCCCGCACCTCCTCAAGGGCGAGTACAGCACCGGCGCCGGCACAGATATCGACGTGTACTCGATGCGCCAGCCCCTCGGCGTGGTCGCGGGAATCACCCCCTTCAACTTTCCGGCCATGATCCCGCTGTGGAAGGCCGGACCCGCCCTCGCGAGCGGAAACTCCTTCATCCTCAAGCCCTCCGAGCGCGATCCCTCCGTGCCGCTGCGCATTGCCGAACTCTTCCTCGAGGCCGGGCTCCCGGCCGGCGTGTTCAACGTGGTCAACGGCGGCAAGGACACCGTCGACGCCCTGCTCGAAGACCCGCGGGTGAAGGCCATCGGTTTCGTCGGGTCCACCCCGATCGCGCAGTACATCTACACCCAGGCCGCCGCCAACGGCAAGCGCGCGCAGTGCTTCGGCGGCGCGAAAAACCACATGATCGTGATGCCTGACGCCGACCTCGACATGGTCGCCGACACCCTGATCGGCGCTGGCTACGGCGCCGCCGGCGAGCGCTGCATGGCCATCTCGGTGGCCGTTCCCGTGGGCAAGGCCACGGCGGATGCCCTCGTGGCCAAGCTGATCGAGCGGGTCAAGACCGTGAAGGTGGGCCACTGCCTCGACGAGTCCGCCGACTACGGCCCCCTCATCAACCAGCCTGCCGTCGATCGGGTCTCCGACTACATCACGGTGGGCATCGACGAGGGCGCCGACCTCGTGGTTGACGGCCGTGACTTCACCCTCGACGGCTACGAGAACGGTTTCTTCATGGGCCCGAGCCTGTTCGACAACGTGACGGCCGACATGCGCATCTACCTCGAGGAGATCTTCGGCCCCGTGCTCATCATCGTGCGCGCCGACAACTACGAAGAGGCCCTGCGCCTCCCCAGCGAGCACGAATACGGAAACGGTGTCTCCATCTACACGAACGACGGCGGTACGGCCCGCGACTTCGCTGCCCGGGTCAACACCGGCATGGTGGGTGTGAACGTTCCGATCCCCGTGCCGATCGCGTACCACTCGTTCGGCGGCTGGAAGCGCTCCGGCTTCGGCGATCTCAACCAACACGGTCCGGATTCCTTCAGGTTCTATACCAAGACCAAGACTGTGACCTCGCGCTGGCCCAACGGGGTCAAGGACGAGGCCAGCTTCGTGATTCCAACGATGGGTTGA
- a CDS encoding electron transfer flavoprotein subunit beta/FixA family protein — MKIVVLVKQVPDTWGERTLRADGTVDRESADSVIDEITERAVETALQLREAHQGTVTVLTMGPVGAVDVLRKALAMGADSAILVTDDALAGSDALQTSAALAAALRTVEFDLVIAGTESTDGATGAIPAMLAERLGLAQLTFLSAVTVEGDVVSGNRSVEDGSLEVRAHLPAVISMTEQAPDPRFPNFRGIMGAKKKPLTKLSAADLGLNPDDIGGANAWSLVRGVTARPPRSAGTVIKDDGTGATQLADFLASANLLK, encoded by the coding sequence ATGAAGATCGTTGTTCTGGTCAAGCAGGTCCCCGATACCTGGGGAGAACGAACGCTCCGCGCCGATGGCACGGTCGACCGTGAGTCTGCCGACAGCGTGATCGACGAGATCACCGAGCGCGCCGTTGAAACTGCCCTGCAGCTCCGCGAGGCGCACCAGGGCACGGTCACGGTGCTCACGATGGGACCGGTCGGCGCTGTCGATGTGCTGCGCAAGGCGCTCGCTATGGGCGCCGACTCGGCGATCCTGGTCACGGACGACGCGCTGGCGGGCTCCGACGCCCTGCAAACCTCTGCCGCGCTCGCGGCCGCGCTGCGAACTGTCGAGTTCGACCTGGTGATCGCCGGCACGGAGTCGACCGACGGCGCCACCGGCGCCATCCCCGCGATGCTCGCGGAACGACTCGGCCTGGCCCAGCTCACGTTCCTGAGCGCCGTGACGGTCGAGGGCGATGTGGTGAGTGGCAACCGTTCGGTCGAAGACGGCTCCCTCGAGGTGCGTGCCCACCTGCCCGCCGTGATCTCCATGACTGAGCAGGCTCCCGACCCGCGCTTTCCGAACTTCCGGGGAATCATGGGGGCAAAGAAGAAGCCCCTGACCAAGCTCTCCGCCGCCGACCTCGGGCTCAACCCCGACGACATCGGTGGCGCGAACGCCTGGTCCCTCGTGCGCGGTGTGACGGCTCGTCCCCCCCGCAGCGCCGGCACCGTCATTAAAGACGACGGCACGGGCGCCACCCAGCTCGCCGACTTTCTGGCCTCGGCCAACCTCCTCAAATAG
- a CDS encoding electron transfer flavoprotein subunit alpha/FixB family protein, with translation MPQILVLVEHSQGKLTTVTGELLAAAARLGEPSAVLVGRPGIGDSLMAELGALGALHVYVAEADAADTLLVTPAVAALDAAAKAAGAVGGVLITASIAGRETAARLSVRLDAGLINDAVDLESTDGGIVATMQALGGAFTVRAAAKSLPIVTIRPHAITGAAPAAEAQRINVDVDLDAAPAAQITAVHAEATATDRPDLMSASVIVSGGRGLGSRENFALVEQLADVFGAAVGASRAAVDADYCDHNMQVGQTGVTVSPDLYIALGISGAIQHRAGMQSAKTIVVINKDADAPLFEVADFGVVGDLFTVVPQLIEAVRARQQA, from the coding sequence ATGCCACAGATTCTTGTGCTCGTCGAGCACTCGCAGGGAAAACTCACCACCGTCACCGGGGAACTCCTCGCTGCCGCCGCCCGGCTGGGGGAGCCCAGCGCGGTTCTCGTGGGCCGACCCGGCATCGGCGACTCCCTCATGGCGGAGTTGGGCGCCCTCGGGGCTCTGCACGTCTACGTGGCCGAAGCGGATGCCGCTGACACCCTGCTGGTCACGCCGGCCGTGGCCGCGCTCGATGCGGCGGCTAAGGCTGCCGGCGCCGTGGGAGGCGTTCTCATCACGGCCAGTATCGCGGGCCGGGAGACCGCGGCACGGCTCAGCGTGCGCCTCGATGCGGGGCTAATTAACGACGCCGTCGATCTGGAATCTACAGACGGCGGCATCGTGGCCACGATGCAGGCCCTCGGCGGCGCTTTCACCGTGCGGGCAGCTGCCAAGTCCCTGCCGATCGTGACGATTCGTCCGCACGCGATCACGGGTGCGGCGCCGGCCGCCGAGGCGCAGCGCATCAACGTGGACGTTGACCTCGATGCGGCACCCGCCGCGCAGATCACGGCGGTACACGCCGAAGCAACGGCGACCGATCGCCCCGACCTGATGTCGGCGAGCGTGATCGTCTCTGGCGGACGCGGCCTCGGCTCACGGGAGAACTTCGCGCTCGTTGAGCAGCTCGCGGATGTTTTCGGTGCCGCCGTCGGAGCCTCCCGCGCCGCCGTCGACGCCGACTACTGCGACCACAACATGCAGGTCGGTCAGACGGGCGTCACGGTGTCGCCGGATCTGTACATCGCCCTCGGTATCTCGGGTGCGATCCAGCACCGCGCCGGAATGCAGAGCGCGAAGACCATCGTGGTGATCAACAAAGACGCCGATGCCCCACTCTTCGAGGTGGCTGACTTCGGCGTGGTCGGCGACCTGTTCACCGTCGTGCCGCAACTCATCGAGGCCGTGCGGGCACGCCAGCAGGCCTGA
- a CDS encoding DUF305 domain-containing protein: MTPTARTSLVTVLALASALTLSACAVAGPTPGASGDAGASTSASTAAFNDADESFAQLMIPHHEQAIEMSDDLLTKDGVDVRVTDIATAIKAAQQPEIDQMQGWLTEWGAEATDHSGMGGMGEGSNGMMSDGDMMALRDSSGADAGALFLQQMIMHHEGAIVMAKAELSNGENPEAQTLAQSIVTSQTAEIAEMRELLAAL, encoded by the coding sequence ATGACCCCAACCGCTCGCACGTCCCTTGTGACCGTCCTCGCTCTCGCGTCGGCTCTCACCCTCAGCGCCTGCGCGGTCGCAGGGCCCACTCCCGGCGCAAGCGGCGATGCCGGCGCCAGCACCTCGGCGAGCACGGCCGCATTCAACGACGCCGACGAGTCATTCGCGCAACTGATGATTCCGCATCACGAGCAGGCCATCGAGATGAGCGACGACCTGCTCACCAAGGACGGCGTCGACGTCAGGGTCACCGACATCGCGACCGCTATCAAGGCCGCCCAGCAGCCGGAAATCGACCAGATGCAGGGCTGGCTCACCGAATGGGGCGCCGAGGCGACCGACCACTCCGGCATGGGCGGCATGGGCGAGGGCTCGAACGGCATGATGAGCGATGGCGACATGATGGCGCTGCGCGATTCCTCCGGAGCGGATGCCGGCGCTCTCTTCCTGCAGCAGATGATCATGCACCACGAGGGAGCGATTGTGATGGCGAAGGCCGAGCTGTCCAACGGCGAGAACCCCGAAGCTCAGACCCTCGCGCAGTCGATCGTGACCTCGCAGACCGCTGAAATCGCCGAGATGCGGGAGCTGCTCGCGGCTCTGTAG
- a CDS encoding ATP-binding protein, with translation MTGWRLRDFHPDDLDGILRLWEEIKASDTEPVYGLSEVLASCQKDYAIVAVHGDEVVGAAVGRAAHAQGWIVFLATAQDWQSQGIGTAMLAALEARMAPHGMTKLSALMPESETRVDAFINRGFEVKKNLRYFERHIPVQRQELKLLTELGGRVLPRDLWSRVGGMQQEKELLERRLVMPLAKPDLAEQYGVSAPKAVVLFGPPGTGKTTFAKAIASRLEWSFVEVFPSRLAADPQGLAGALRETFLKIAELEHAVVFIDEVEEIAAQRQGDPPSAMQGVTNELLKIIPAFRDQPGRLLVCATNFIRALDSAFLRHGRFDYVIPIGLPDVAARQAIWERYIPQAVAGVVDLDALVEKSEGFSPADIEYAAHRASQNALEKALYSVEESPVLAGPSTEDYVAAILSTRTTVSAEVAAEFLEDIQSLARL, from the coding sequence ATGACCGGCTGGCGGCTGCGCGACTTTCACCCCGATGATCTCGACGGAATCCTGCGACTGTGGGAGGAAATCAAGGCCTCCGACACCGAGCCCGTCTACGGACTGTCCGAGGTGCTCGCCTCTTGCCAGAAGGACTACGCGATCGTTGCTGTGCACGGCGACGAGGTCGTGGGCGCCGCTGTGGGCCGCGCCGCCCACGCGCAGGGCTGGATCGTCTTCCTCGCCACCGCGCAGGACTGGCAAAGCCAGGGCATCGGAACAGCCATGCTCGCGGCCCTCGAAGCTCGCATGGCCCCGCACGGCATGACGAAGCTGTCGGCCCTCATGCCTGAGTCCGAGACCCGAGTGGATGCCTTCATCAATCGCGGCTTCGAGGTGAAGAAGAACCTGCGGTACTTCGAGCGGCACATTCCCGTGCAGCGCCAAGAACTCAAGCTGCTCACCGAACTCGGCGGCAGGGTTCTGCCCCGAGATCTGTGGAGCCGGGTGGGGGGCATGCAGCAGGAGAAGGAACTGCTCGAACGCCGGCTCGTGATGCCGCTCGCCAAGCCCGACCTCGCCGAGCAGTACGGCGTGTCCGCGCCCAAGGCCGTGGTTCTCTTCGGCCCTCCCGGCACCGGAAAGACCACGTTCGCCAAGGCCATCGCCTCCAGGCTGGAATGGTCTTTTGTGGAGGTCTTCCCCTCCCGGCTCGCCGCCGACCCGCAGGGCCTCGCCGGGGCGCTCCGTGAGACGTTCCTCAAGATCGCCGAGCTCGAGCATGCCGTTGTCTTCATTGACGAGGTGGAGGAGATCGCGGCCCAGCGCCAGGGCGACCCGCCCTCTGCCATGCAGGGGGTCACGAACGAGCTGCTGAAGATCATCCCGGCGTTTCGGGATCAGCCGGGCCGACTGCTGGTGTGCGCCACGAACTTCATCCGCGCCCTCGACTCCGCATTCCTGCGCCACGGCCGCTTCGACTATGTCATTCCGATCGGCCTGCCCGACGTGGCCGCGCGACAGGCGATCTGGGAACGCTACATCCCCCAGGCCGTCGCGGGGGTGGTGGACCTCGACGCGCTCGTGGAGAAGAGCGAAGGATTTTCACCGGCCGACATCGAGTATGCCGCTCACCGGGCGTCGCAGAATGCGCTCGAGAAGGCCCTGTACTCGGTCGAGGAGTCGCCCGTCCTGGCCGGTCCGAGCACCGAGGACTACGTGGCGGCCATCCTGTCGACTCGAACGACGGTGTCCGCCGAGGTCGCGGCGGAGTTCTTGGAGGACATTCAGAGCCTCGCGCGCCTCTGA
- a CDS encoding helix-turn-helix transcriptional regulator has translation MAAVKKPGNRKLFPEAPVVIGRDPRDIVEILTNARSAVIFAPLGFGKTLLAEAVGEILRTVGIEPLNIVGTALSNSVPFGSLTNGSNLPLALALGGREPATPARLLAHAVDSTHSPVPVIMVDDAHLLDAHSIHALCQLASAGAIALLLTSELVPALSTTEAGLQATSTTLRVLEEFWISGGAERIDLGPLSPADSRDLVAVFAPATRFDRVTQALLHSRSGGSRLLLRELTAEAVRTQPLTEDGDLRTLAFPSPPQRILDILAHQLRALTVTQTSALAIIGSANGMSEARALMICESAELRDLVQRGYLRTAAEQVGHVQAHTMLAEAAVALCDAGVLRDQTAVIAAALLADRGFGLPTTPAECMLIAGSWTSCGTLVPGIVAKWGSSVVADVLLMAARRSRSLGLSDKALLYARLTAEVESSLRATIEVSRALAGAGRYPAALDVLATAEDMLGVPTDGVKLVRWRVSLAKFTPMTAQDFAALAEQASGWFPGNILMQGEVEFIGLTHSMQNMSWTTVAPQGESLARNEDYDTVTRIRAACLSAIGHAHEGRTAHALGVLDLATAVNQQDRAVRHADIYSSDGLALEIFYSGAAVRCMSGFDVQGVSDELDTWIDSSVNGHNQGNLGFLGFVAAQVAQFRGDLAGTEAELRMAEAHFSRSDPNYWTPWLRCLHASSLARMGLMEAARSKMSTARRSLEGMDAFYQFESDRSDLEFLLRSGNTDGARLLATRLHESAEDRDPVTRAWLLDVLVQLGAPARDLSHLLDRTVAETDSPLIVALARRTRAKAEDDAAALDGAAADLSELGAFGLAGAASDDAARLHDRDGDCAAAAQSREDAELSSVASRGLTHLLPPRGPHSGALLTGREREISALVSQGLSNRAIASDLFLSVRTVESHLYKARVKTGLSARSTLSAGTDTP, from the coding sequence GTGGCCGCTGTGAAGAAACCGGGCAACCGGAAACTGTTTCCGGAGGCGCCCGTCGTCATCGGGCGCGATCCACGCGACATCGTCGAGATCCTGACGAACGCCCGCAGCGCCGTGATCTTCGCACCGCTCGGGTTCGGCAAGACACTTCTCGCCGAGGCCGTCGGGGAAATCCTGCGAACCGTGGGCATCGAACCGCTGAACATTGTAGGCACCGCGCTGTCGAACTCGGTGCCCTTCGGGAGTTTGACCAACGGGTCCAACCTGCCGCTCGCGCTGGCCCTGGGCGGGCGAGAGCCGGCGACTCCGGCCCGGCTGCTCGCGCACGCCGTCGACAGCACGCATTCTCCAGTTCCCGTGATCATGGTGGATGATGCGCACTTGCTTGACGCCCACAGCATCCACGCACTGTGCCAACTCGCGTCTGCTGGCGCGATAGCCCTGCTCCTCACGAGTGAGCTCGTGCCAGCCCTCTCCACCACCGAGGCCGGGCTGCAGGCCACCTCGACGACCCTGCGTGTGCTGGAGGAATTCTGGATCTCGGGGGGAGCCGAACGAATCGACCTCGGCCCTCTCTCCCCGGCGGACTCCCGGGACCTGGTGGCGGTTTTCGCGCCGGCGACCCGCTTCGACCGGGTGACACAGGCCCTGCTCCACTCCAGAAGCGGCGGGTCACGTCTGCTGCTTCGGGAGCTCACCGCCGAGGCCGTTCGCACCCAACCGCTCACCGAGGATGGCGACCTCAGGACACTCGCGTTTCCCTCCCCACCGCAGCGAATCCTCGACATCCTGGCCCACCAGCTCCGCGCGCTCACGGTTACCCAGACGAGCGCCCTCGCGATCATCGGCAGCGCCAACGGCATGTCAGAGGCCAGAGCCCTCATGATCTGTGAATCGGCTGAGCTGCGCGACCTGGTTCAGCGCGGCTATCTCCGCACGGCAGCAGAACAGGTCGGCCACGTGCAGGCCCACACGATGTTGGCCGAAGCGGCCGTGGCGCTGTGCGATGCCGGGGTGCTGCGCGACCAGACAGCGGTGATTGCAGCGGCACTCCTGGCCGATCGTGGCTTTGGCCTCCCCACCACGCCCGCGGAATGCATGTTAATCGCCGGCAGCTGGACGTCGTGCGGCACCCTGGTGCCCGGTATCGTCGCGAAATGGGGCAGCAGCGTCGTCGCGGATGTACTTCTCATGGCGGCACGTCGCAGTCGCTCGCTGGGCCTCAGCGACAAGGCACTGCTGTACGCGCGACTGACCGCCGAGGTCGAATCCAGTCTGCGGGCCACGATCGAAGTCTCCCGCGCCCTGGCCGGGGCCGGCCGGTACCCGGCGGCCCTCGACGTTCTCGCCACGGCGGAGGACATGCTGGGCGTTCCGACCGACGGCGTGAAGCTCGTGCGCTGGCGGGTGTCGCTGGCCAAATTCACGCCGATGACGGCCCAAGACTTCGCGGCCCTTGCGGAGCAGGCCTCCGGCTGGTTCCCCGGTAACATCCTGATGCAGGGCGAGGTCGAGTTCATCGGCCTCACGCACTCCATGCAGAACATGAGTTGGACCACCGTGGCGCCGCAGGGCGAGAGCCTCGCCCGCAATGAGGACTACGACACCGTCACGCGCATACGGGCCGCCTGCCTCAGCGCGATCGGGCACGCGCACGAGGGTCGGACCGCCCATGCGCTCGGGGTACTCGACCTTGCCACGGCGGTCAATCAACAGGATCGCGCCGTGCGGCACGCCGATATCTATTCGAGCGACGGGCTCGCGCTGGAGATCTTCTACAGCGGTGCGGCCGTGCGGTGCATGAGCGGGTTCGACGTTCAGGGCGTGTCGGATGAGCTAGACACGTGGATCGATAGTTCCGTGAACGGTCACAATCAGGGCAACCTCGGATTCCTGGGCTTTGTCGCGGCCCAGGTCGCGCAATTTCGGGGCGACCTGGCCGGCACCGAGGCCGAGCTGCGCATGGCCGAGGCACACTTCAGCAGGTCGGATCCCAATTACTGGACGCCGTGGTTGCGCTGCCTTCACGCCAGCTCGCTGGCCCGGATGGGGCTCATGGAGGCGGCACGCTCCAAAATGTCCACAGCGCGCCGATCCCTCGAAGGCATGGACGCCTTTTACCAGTTCGAATCGGACCGATCCGACCTGGAATTCCTGTTGCGGTCGGGGAACACGGATGGCGCACGGCTGCTCGCCACCCGACTCCATGAAAGCGCAGAAGACAGGGACCCTGTCACCCGCGCCTGGTTGCTCGACGTTCTGGTGCAGCTCGGTGCGCCAGCCAGGGATCTGTCTCACCTGCTCGACCGCACCGTGGCGGAGACCGACTCACCGCTGATCGTTGCGCTGGCCAGACGAACCCGCGCAAAGGCAGAGGACGACGCGGCGGCCCTGGACGGCGCGGCTGCTGACCTGTCGGAGTTGGGCGCCTTCGGCCTGGCGGGAGCCGCCAGTGACGACGCGGCGCGCCTCCACGACCGCGATGGCGATTGCGCGGCCGCGGCGCAGAGCCGTGAGGACGCGGAGCTGTCGTCGGTGGCCAGCCGAGGCCTCACCCATCTGCTACCGCCCCGCGGGCCCCACTCCGGAGCGCTGCTCACCGGCCGCGAACGGGAGATCTCTGCACTGGTTTCCCAGGGCCTCAGCAATCGAGCGATTGCCTCCGACCTCTTCCTCTCGGTGCGCACCGTGGAATCCCATCTCTACAAGGCACGGGTCAAGACCGGGCTCAGCGCTCGCAGCACCCTCTCCGCCGGCACCGACACCCCCTGA